Proteins encoded in a region of the Pseudomonas viciae genome:
- the pssA gene encoding CDP-diacylglycerol--serine O-phosphatidyltransferase, which yields MPSLFKRSLLPKLRSFALTADAVTILDGAAEFRRCLLEKIAQATQRIYIVALYLQEDEAGQEILDALHAAKAARPELDIVVVVDWLRAQRGLIGAKKQPGNSAWYQEQTRTHASEVPIYGVPVQTRELFGVLHLKGFVIDDCVLYSGASLNNVYLHKFDKYRYDRYHLLQSTPLADSLQHLVQHGLIASKAVHRLDLPNLPSTRSLRKDIGDLRSRLKYATYDTTTGSVDKSGLSVSPLLGVGKNNPLSRVIGELIASSRQQLTICTPYFNLPLAVTREINRALARGVKIDIIVGDKTANDFYMAPSEPFKIIAALPYLYEISLRRFAKRHQRYIDSGQLNLHLWRDGDNTYHLKGMWVDERYTLLTGNNLNPRAFRLDLENALLLDDPKGELLAPRQAELEQIYRHTRRIERYQDLETLPDYPAAVGKFLKRVSRVRIERLLYRIL from the coding sequence ATGCCGTCGCTCTTCAAACGCTCCCTGCTGCCCAAACTGCGCAGCTTTGCACTGACCGCCGATGCGGTGACCATCCTCGATGGCGCCGCCGAGTTCCGCCGTTGCCTGCTGGAGAAAATTGCCCAGGCCACCCAGCGCATCTACATCGTCGCCCTGTACCTGCAAGAGGACGAGGCCGGCCAGGAAATTCTCGATGCCCTGCATGCTGCCAAAGCCGCGCGTCCCGAACTGGACATCGTTGTGGTGGTGGACTGGCTGCGGGCCCAACGTGGGTTGATCGGCGCCAAGAAGCAGCCGGGCAACTCGGCGTGGTACCAGGAACAGACACGTACCCATGCCAGCGAAGTGCCGATCTACGGCGTACCGGTGCAAACCCGCGAGCTGTTCGGCGTGCTGCACTTGAAAGGCTTCGTGATCGACGACTGCGTGCTCTACAGCGGCGCGAGCCTGAATAACGTCTACCTGCACAAGTTCGACAAGTATCGCTACGACCGCTATCACTTGCTGCAGAGCACGCCTCTGGCCGACTCGCTGCAGCACTTGGTGCAGCATGGTCTGATTGCGTCCAAGGCCGTGCATCGCCTGGACCTGCCGAACCTGCCCAGCACCCGCAGCCTGCGCAAGGACATTGGTGACCTGCGCAGCCGCCTCAAGTACGCGACGTATGACACCACCACCGGTAGCGTCGACAAGAGCGGCCTGTCGGTAAGCCCGCTGCTGGGTGTGGGCAAGAACAACCCGCTGAGCCGAGTGATCGGCGAGCTGATCGCCAGCAGCCGTCAGCAACTGACCATTTGCACGCCATACTTCAACCTGCCCCTGGCCGTGACCCGCGAGATCAACCGCGCCCTGGCCCGCGGGGTGAAGATCGACATCATCGTCGGCGACAAGACCGCCAACGATTTCTACATGGCGCCGAGCGAGCCGTTCAAGATCATCGCCGCGCTGCCCTATCTCTATGAGATCAGCCTGCGGCGCTTCGCCAAACGGCACCAGCGCTACATCGACAGCGGCCAGTTGAACCTGCACTTGTGGCGTGACGGCGACAACACTTATCACCTCAAGGGCATGTGGGTCGACGAGCGCTACACCTTGCTGACCGGCAACAACCTCAATCCGCGGGCCTTTCGCCTGGATCTGGAAAACGCCCTGTTGTTGGACGACCCCAAGGGCGAGTTGCTTGCGCCGCGCCAGGCCGAACTTGAGCAGATCTATCGGCATACTCGCCGGATCGAACGTTACCAGGACCTGGAGACCCTGCCGGACTACCCCGCAGCAGTCGGCAAGTTTCTCAAGCGGGTCAGCCGGGTGCGGATCGAGCGGTTGCTTTACCGGATCCTGTGA
- a CDS encoding AraC family transcriptional regulator — translation MSEKDTISIQLVREALLQSCAPGAATEEVLSKVGIDPALLGDAQARVPAHAYARLWRLLARRRDDEFFGMDPRKLKSGSLAFLCQCAMAQPTLASGLTAALGFLSLMLEHLPAQWVRQQSLAEIVLLEDEQEPRRAFTYFTYWMIVHGVACWLAGRRIPILSVELRCPAPDFCDDYRVMFSQNLRFDRPRTRMIFAAEFLDLPIKRSAEELKRFLAQAPANILVKYRDPQSLASRIRHDLRQLPAEQWPETEALAQQLCVSASTLRRRLAEEGQTYQGLKDSVRKELAITWLAEPSISFVDIASRLGFADASSFYKAFRKWSGSNPGHYRSLILNDLD, via the coding sequence ATGTCGGAAAAAGACACCATCTCCATCCAGTTGGTGCGTGAGGCGCTGCTGCAAAGCTGCGCTCCCGGCGCCGCCACCGAAGAAGTGCTGAGCAAGGTCGGTATCGACCCGGCGTTGCTCGGCGATGCTCAGGCGCGTGTGCCGGCCCATGCCTATGCACGGCTGTGGCGGTTGCTGGCCCGGCGGCGGGATGACGAGTTCTTCGGCATGGACCCGCGCAAGCTCAAGTCCGGCAGCCTGGCGTTTCTCTGCCAATGCGCCATGGCCCAGCCGACACTGGCGAGCGGGTTGACGGCGGCGCTGGGGTTTCTCTCGCTGATGCTTGAGCACCTGCCGGCCCAGTGGGTCCGCCAGCAGAGTCTGGCGGAGATTGTCCTGTTGGAGGACGAGCAGGAACCGCGTCGCGCGTTCACGTATTTTACCTACTGGATGATCGTCCATGGCGTGGCCTGCTGGCTGGCCGGGCGGCGCATTCCGATTCTTTCCGTCGAGTTACGCTGTCCGGCACCGGATTTCTGCGACGACTACCGGGTGATGTTTTCCCAGAACCTGCGCTTCGACCGGCCCCGCACCCGGATGATTTTCGCCGCCGAGTTCCTGGACCTGCCCATCAAGCGCAGCGCTGAAGAACTCAAGCGCTTCCTGGCCCAGGCGCCGGCCAACATTCTGGTCAAATACCGCGACCCGCAAAGCCTCGCCAGCCGCATCCGGCACGACCTGCGCCAGTTGCCCGCCGAACAATGGCCGGAAACCGAGGCCCTGGCCCAGCAGCTGTGTGTTTCCGCGTCCACCCTGCGCCGCCGCCTGGCGGAGGAGGGCCAGACCTATCAAGGCCTCAAGGACAGCGTGCGCAAGGAACTGGCGATCACCTGGCTGGCCGAGCCTTCGATCAGTTTCGTCGACATCGCCTCGCGCCTGGGTTTCGCCGACGCCAGCTCCTTCTACAAGGCGTTTCGCAAGTGGTCCGGCTCCAACCCGGGGCATTATCGCAGCTTGATTCTCAACGACCTCGACTGA